In one Aeromicrobium wangtongii genomic region, the following are encoded:
- a CDS encoding SRPBCC domain-containing protein, translating into MGTTRNDVTINDEGTHAITIVREFDHPVDKVFRAMTQPELIARWIGPYGYDNVEVTNDAAHGGTWTLVQRNDDGEHRFRGVFHGDATPELTLRTFEWLGLPGHVSFESQRIEDLGDGRSRSHVTSVFMTAEDRDGMRASGMDHGVIEGYQRLDDVLAQM; encoded by the coding sequence ATGGGCACCACCAGGAATGACGTCACCATCAACGATGAGGGCACCCACGCCATCACGATCGTCCGCGAGTTCGACCACCCGGTCGACAAGGTATTTCGCGCCATGACCCAGCCCGAGCTGATCGCCCGCTGGATCGGCCCGTACGGCTACGACAACGTCGAGGTCACCAACGATGCCGCCCACGGCGGCACGTGGACCCTGGTCCAGCGCAACGACGACGGGGAGCACCGCTTCCGCGGCGTCTTCCACGGCGACGCGACCCCCGAGCTGACGCTGCGGACGTTCGAGTGGCTGGGCCTGCCCGGCCATGTGTCGTTCGAGTCGCAGCGCATCGAGGACCTTGGCGACGGACGCAGCCGCAGCCACGTCACGTCGGTGTTCATGACGGCCGAGGACCGGGACGGAATGCGCGCCAGCGGCATGGACCACGGCGTCATCGAGGGCTACCAGCGCCTCGACGACGTCCTGGCCCAGATGTGA
- a CDS encoding SGNH/GDSL hydrolase family protein: protein MSRIPTAIIFGDSWVSMGRKPGYSKIAPVLLGWRGRSMGLGGTGFVAEGPNGRKPYASRIPELLAAGADVLVLQGSGNDAPFEADEVEAAADQFLRQVSGHFQQVYMIGVPWAGKGRQTLHLTNAAYERAAEANGALFVPAENWLDRSHMKKDDPWHPSHRGHLRMARKVAAGIRRAKHQAAATV, encoded by the coding sequence ATGTCTCGAATCCCGACTGCGATCATCTTCGGCGACTCGTGGGTGAGCATGGGCCGCAAGCCCGGCTACTCCAAGATCGCGCCCGTGCTGCTCGGTTGGCGCGGGCGTTCGATGGGCCTCGGCGGAACCGGGTTCGTGGCGGAAGGCCCAAATGGTCGCAAGCCCTACGCATCGCGCATCCCGGAGTTGCTCGCGGCTGGAGCCGACGTGCTGGTGCTGCAAGGGTCCGGTAACGATGCCCCGTTCGAGGCGGACGAGGTTGAAGCAGCAGCGGACCAATTCCTGCGCCAAGTCTCGGGCCACTTCCAACAGGTCTACATGATCGGCGTGCCGTGGGCGGGCAAGGGACGACAGACGCTCCACCTGACCAATGCGGCTTACGAGCGTGCCGCCGAGGCGAACGGTGCCCTGTTCGTGCCCGCCGAGAACTGGCTCGACCGCAGCCACATGAAGAAAGATGACCCCTGGCACCCGTCGCACCGCGGCCACCTCCGCATGGCGAGGAAGGTTGCCGCGGGGATTCGTCGGGCAAAGCATCAGGCCGCTGCCACGGTGTAG
- a CDS encoding WhiB family transcriptional regulator yields MTIEVDVVTPPCASVPGVFQDEQLHTPPSPTEMSAAEREMLSLKQAAAQRLCAGCPQMVDCLYRAVVQVDVSGFVACTTEHDRAEMRRQLGIEIQQAATTPYGTARVGGGPVSHEAVMAARHAHPRDTCHQLAERLDCSTSTVKRHLRRAREQQANPVVTAAPASAPSIDAVLDAFDQLESSRQVA; encoded by the coding sequence ATGACCATCGAGGTCGATGTTGTGACGCCCCCGTGCGCTTCGGTGCCCGGGGTCTTCCAGGACGAGCAGCTGCACACACCACCGTCGCCCACCGAGATGAGCGCCGCCGAGCGGGAGATGCTGAGCCTCAAACAAGCCGCCGCGCAGCGCCTGTGCGCTGGCTGCCCGCAAATGGTCGACTGCCTGTACCGGGCGGTCGTCCAGGTCGACGTCTCCGGATTCGTGGCCTGCACCACCGAGCACGACCGCGCCGAGATGCGCCGCCAGCTCGGCATCGAGATCCAGCAGGCGGCCACAACGCCGTACGGCACTGCCCGGGTCGGCGGCGGACCGGTCAGCCACGAGGCCGTCATGGCCGCGCGGCACGCCCATCCCCGCGACACCTGCCACCAGCTGGCCGAGCGCCTCGACTGCTCGACGTCCACGGTCAAGCGCCACCTGCGCCGGGCCCGCGAGCAGCAGGCCAATCCCGTCGTCACGGCCGCCCCGGCGTCCGCCCCCAGCATCGACGCCGTCCTGGACGCGTTCGACCAGCTCGAGAGCAGCCGTCAGGTCGCCTGA
- a CDS encoding NAD(P)H-quinone oxidoreductase, with translation MRAVTAPTPGGVDALEVVDRPMPEPAPGEVLIRVTAAGVNRADLLQRQGYYDPPPGATDILGLECSGDIVAVGEGVTDLQIGEHVCALLSGGGYAEYVAVPAGQVAIAPGGVSLVEAGGLMEVAATVWSNVFMIGKLQHGETLLVHGGGSGIGTMAIQLGKAFGARVVVTVGSQEKADFCRELGADLTINYREQDFVEVMKAEGIKADVILDIIGAKYLAANIAALATAGRLVIIGLQGGIKAEINLGALLTKRAAVMATSLRARPTAEKSAIVSAMVAQVWPLLADGTVRPIIHSTYPLEDVHAAHQELEDSTHTGKVLLTL, from the coding sequence ATGCGCGCTGTCACAGCTCCCACTCCCGGCGGCGTCGACGCCCTCGAGGTGGTCGACCGCCCCATGCCCGAACCCGCGCCAGGGGAGGTCCTGATCCGCGTCACCGCGGCCGGGGTCAACCGCGCGGACCTGCTGCAGCGCCAGGGGTACTACGACCCGCCGCCCGGCGCGACGGACATCCTGGGCCTGGAGTGCTCCGGTGACATCGTGGCCGTCGGCGAGGGCGTCACCGACCTGCAGATCGGCGAGCACGTGTGCGCGCTGCTGTCCGGCGGCGGCTACGCGGAGTACGTCGCGGTGCCGGCCGGACAGGTCGCCATCGCCCCCGGCGGCGTCTCGCTCGTCGAGGCCGGCGGACTGATGGAGGTCGCGGCCACCGTGTGGTCGAACGTCTTCATGATCGGCAAGCTGCAGCACGGCGAGACGCTGCTGGTGCACGGCGGCGGCAGTGGCATCGGCACGATGGCCATCCAGCTGGGCAAGGCCTTCGGCGCCCGCGTCGTCGTGACCGTCGGCTCGCAGGAGAAGGCCGACTTCTGCCGCGAGCTGGGCGCCGACCTGACGATCAACTACCGCGAGCAGGACTTCGTGGAGGTCATGAAGGCCGAGGGGATCAAGGCCGATGTCATCCTCGACATCATCGGCGCCAAGTACCTCGCGGCCAACATCGCGGCGCTCGCCACCGCCGGCCGGCTGGTCATCATCGGCCTGCAGGGCGGCATCAAGGCCGAGATCAACCTCGGCGCGCTGCTGACCAAGCGTGCGGCCGTCATGGCCACCTCGCTGCGCGCCCGGCCGACGGCCGAGAAATCCGCGATCGTCTCGGCGATGGTCGCGCAGGTCTGGCCACTGCTCGCCGACGGCACCGTGCGCCCGATCATCCACTCGACATACCCGCTGGAGGACGTCCACGCGGCGCACCAGGAGCTCGAGGACTCCACCCACACCGGCAAGGTGCTGCTGACGCTCTAG
- the serS gene encoding serine--tRNA ligase: MIDARVLRDDPDAVRAAQQRRGLPTDIVDELISADEQRRSSIAAFEAVRAEQKNLGKLIPKAQGEEKQQLLARTKELSQQVKDAEAAQVEAAATFDRLIKSVPNLASPDAPEGGEDDFVVLETVGTPRDFAAEGFEPRDHLELGLMLGAIDVERGVKVSGSRFYFLTGVGAQLELALTQLAMSKAAEWGFTPMIPPALVKPSAMEGTGYLGQGASDDVYYLEKDDLYLVGTSEVALAAYHSGEILESESLPRRYAAFSPCYRREAGSYGKDTRGIFRVHWFDKVEMFVYTTLEESYAEHQRILGWEKAWLDALELPYRVIDVASGDLGLSAIRKFDCEAWLPTQGKYREVSSASNTTQFQARRLDIRMRGEEGTTPVATLNGTLCAMTRTIIAILENGQQADGSVRLPAALHPLLGEVLRPLS; the protein is encoded by the coding sequence GTGATCGACGCCCGAGTCCTGAGAGACGACCCTGATGCCGTGCGGGCTGCCCAGCAGCGCCGCGGACTGCCCACCGACATCGTCGACGAGCTGATCAGTGCCGACGAGCAGCGCCGCTCCTCGATCGCCGCGTTCGAGGCTGTCCGTGCCGAGCAGAAGAATCTCGGCAAGCTGATCCCCAAGGCGCAGGGGGAGGAGAAGCAGCAGCTGCTGGCCCGCACCAAGGAGCTCAGCCAGCAGGTCAAGGACGCCGAGGCGGCGCAGGTCGAGGCGGCCGCGACGTTCGACCGGCTGATCAAGTCGGTGCCGAACCTCGCATCCCCGGACGCCCCCGAGGGCGGGGAGGACGACTTCGTGGTGCTGGAGACCGTCGGCACCCCGCGTGACTTCGCCGCGGAGGGCTTCGAGCCGCGCGACCACCTCGAGCTGGGGCTGATGCTCGGCGCGATCGACGTCGAGCGCGGTGTGAAGGTCAGCGGTTCGCGGTTCTACTTCCTGACCGGCGTCGGCGCGCAGCTCGAGCTCGCGCTGACCCAGCTGGCGATGAGCAAGGCCGCCGAGTGGGGCTTCACGCCGATGATCCCCCCGGCGCTGGTCAAGCCCAGCGCGATGGAGGGCACCGGCTACCTCGGCCAGGGCGCCTCGGACGACGTCTACTACCTGGAGAAGGACGATCTGTACCTGGTCGGCACCTCCGAGGTCGCGCTGGCGGCCTATCACTCCGGCGAGATCCTGGAGAGCGAGTCGCTGCCGCGCCGGTACGCGGCGTTCAGCCCCTGCTACCGCCGCGAGGCCGGCTCGTACGGCAAGGACACCCGCGGCATCTTCCGCGTCCACTGGTTCGACAAGGTCGAGATGTTCGTCTACACGACGCTCGAGGAGTCCTACGCCGAGCACCAGCGCATCCTGGGCTGGGAGAAGGCGTGGCTGGACGCGCTGGAGCTGCCGTACCGGGTCATCGACGTCGCCTCGGGCGATCTCGGGCTCTCGGCGATCCGCAAGTTCGACTGCGAGGCCTGGCTCCCGACGCAGGGCAAGTACCGCGAGGTCTCCTCGGCGTCCAACACGACGCAGTTCCAGGCTCGTCGCCTCGACATCCGCATGCGCGGCGAGGAGGGGACGACGCCCGTCGCGACGCTCAACGGCACGCTGTGCGCCATGACCCGCACGATCATCGCGATCCTCGAGAACGGTCAGCAGGCGGACGGCTCGGTGCGTCTGCCCGCCGCGCTGCATCCTCTGCTCGGCGAGGTCCTGAGGCCGCTGTCGTGA
- a CDS encoding IS481 family transposase yields MSKARLVITAVVVEKRKVAEVATTYGVSRSWLYELVARYKMEGEAAFEPRSRRPKTVPNQTAPATVELILTLRRDLAAAGLDDGPDTIRWHLAQHHQITVARATIARHLTKAGLVTPEPKKKPKSSYIRFAAQMPNQTWQSDFTHYRLTNPDGSTDHDVEILTWLDDCTRFAIRVTAHPRVTGKIVVTEFRKAFKTHGIPASTLTDNGMVYTTRFSGGRGGRNGFESELRRLNIVQKNGKANHPTTQGKVERFQQTMKKWLRGQAAQPTTLAELQALLDLFVDEYNHRRPHRSLPHRATPAVLFTTMPKALPGTSRDADTHERVRHDRVDESGKVTLRVNGRMHHIGLGRTHWRTHVIILSQDLHVRVVNAITGELIRELTIDPDRDYQPTGRPSGPAPKANSRTR; encoded by the coding sequence GTGAGCAAAGCCCGCCTGGTCATCACCGCCGTCGTCGTCGAGAAACGCAAGGTTGCCGAGGTCGCCACGACCTACGGCGTCTCGCGCTCCTGGCTCTATGAGCTGGTCGCGCGTTACAAGATGGAGGGCGAGGCTGCGTTCGAGCCCAGGTCGAGGCGACCCAAGACCGTCCCGAATCAGACGGCTCCGGCCACGGTCGAGCTGATCCTCACGTTGCGCCGCGACCTCGCCGCCGCAGGTTTAGACGATGGCCCCGACACCATCAGGTGGCACTTGGCCCAACACCACCAGATCACCGTCGCCAGGGCCACGATCGCCCGCCACCTCACCAAGGCCGGGCTCGTGACACCCGAGCCGAAGAAGAAGCCGAAGTCGTCCTACATCCGCTTCGCCGCCCAGATGCCCAACCAGACCTGGCAGTCAGACTTCACCCACTACCGACTCACCAACCCCGACGGCAGCACCGACCACGATGTCGAGATCCTGACCTGGCTCGACGACTGCACCCGGTTCGCGATCCGCGTCACCGCCCACCCCCGAGTTACCGGCAAGATCGTCGTCACCGAGTTCCGCAAAGCCTTCAAAACCCACGGAATCCCAGCCTCAACCCTGACCGACAACGGCATGGTTTACACCACCCGCTTCTCCGGCGGCAGAGGCGGACGCAACGGATTCGAGTCCGAGCTCCGCCGCCTCAACATCGTGCAGAAGAACGGCAAAGCCAACCACCCCACCACCCAAGGCAAGGTCGAGCGCTTCCAGCAGACCATGAAGAAATGGCTCCGCGGACAAGCCGCTCAGCCGACCACGCTCGCCGAGCTGCAAGCACTGCTGGACCTATTCGTCGACGAATACAACCACCGCCGACCCCACCGCTCTCTGCCGCACCGGGCGACCCCGGCAGTCCTGTTCACAACCATGCCCAAAGCACTCCCGGGGACAAGCCGCGACGCCGACACCCACGAACGCGTCCGCCACGACCGCGTCGACGAATCAGGCAAAGTCACCCTGCGCGTCAACGGCCGAATGCACCACATCGGCCTGGGCCGAACCCACTGGCGAACCCACGTCATCATCCTCAGCCAGGACCTGCACGTCCGCGTCGTCAACGCCATCACCGGCGAGCTCATCCGCGAACTCACCATCGACCCCGACCGCGACTACCAACCCACCGGACGACCGTCCGGGCCAGCCCCAAAAGCAAACTCCCGAACCCGCTGA
- a CDS encoding ArsR/SmtB family transcription factor, whose protein sequence is MNDDQLDLVFGALADRTRRAILARLAEQDTSVGDLTARFTMSQPAVSKHLKVLEQAGLVSRNRQGTMRLSHLEAEPLKGATVWMADYRTYWSESYDRLDALLEELD, encoded by the coding sequence GTGAATGACGACCAGCTCGATCTCGTGTTCGGCGCTCTTGCCGACCGCACCCGGCGCGCGATCCTCGCCAGGCTGGCCGAGCAGGACACCAGTGTGGGTGACCTGACGGCCCGCTTCACGATGTCGCAGCCAGCGGTCTCCAAGCACCTCAAGGTGTTGGAGCAGGCCGGGCTGGTCTCCCGCAACCGGCAGGGGACGATGCGCCTCAGCCACCTCGAGGCCGAGCCGCTCAAGGGCGCGACGGTCTGGATGGCCGACTACCGGACGTACTGGTCCGAGAGCTATGACCGCCTGGACGCGCTGCTCGAGGAGCTCGACTGA
- a CDS encoding bacterial proteasome activator family protein — MTEQQREIIGPDGQAVEPPSSGTSLGDLVEQPAKVMRIGGMIRNLLEEVKAAPLDDASRNRLRTIHAQSIEELKGGLAPELVEELERLSLPFESDTPSDSELRIAQAQLVGWLEGLFHGIQAALYAQQVQAQTQFQHMRLALPGTNDPKGNDQPSSGEKDTSGGMYL; from the coding sequence ATGACTGAGCAGCAGCGCGAGATCATCGGCCCCGACGGGCAGGCCGTCGAGCCCCCGTCCTCCGGAACTTCCCTCGGCGACCTGGTCGAACAGCCGGCCAAGGTCATGCGGATCGGCGGGATGATCCGCAACCTTCTCGAGGAGGTGAAGGCCGCCCCGCTCGACGACGCCAGCCGCAACCGGCTGCGCACCATCCACGCGCAGTCGATCGAGGAGCTCAAGGGCGGTCTGGCACCCGAGCTGGTCGAGGAGCTGGAGCGGCTCAGCCTGCCGTTCGAGTCCGACACGCCGAGCGATTCCGAGCTCCGCATCGCCCAGGCCCAGCTCGTCGGCTGGCTCGAGGGGCTGTTCCACGGCATCCAGGCGGCGCTGTACGCGCAGCAGGTTCAGGCCCAGACGCAGTTCCAGCACATGAGACTGGCGCTACCGGGCACAAACGATCCCAAAGGTAATGATCAGCCGTCTTCCGGCGAAAAGGACACCTCAGGGGGCATGTACCTCTAG
- a CDS encoding phosphatase PAP2 family protein yields the protein MTFDLRRAEPGRSSVMTWLLIVPTIVFAFFATCIATDTSAILRTDARVADWAYDITAGRPRLVDALDVVAIVFSNAACGIALALMAIYALVRRERVVALWVVLSGIVGIGGNALLKQLFTRTRPSFDEPLHEIGGYSFPSGHSAGAGMFFTVAVLFTIILTGRGLKRRVLITILVLLALGVGASRIFLGVHYLSDVVAGLSFGMAVTIGLWMLIVGGSSRLPYAAAMITGSGRKRVAVVINPSKIADVEDFKTRVRTVAEGSGWNEPIWFETSVEDPGHGQATAALAQGVDLIIAAGGDGTVRAVCEKAARSGTAVGIIPLGTGNLLARNLAIPLNTRDALDVAFGGQDRAIDLSTLETDSGTSTTFLVMAGLGMDAAIMTGVNDQLKSRVGWLAYFVSGIKAARFPAMKVQITVDDGEPRKFRARTVVVGNVGFLQGGIPLLPDAQIDDGLLDVVVIAPKRFIGWLAIIVRIVGRRKRTNERLDRLTGQKVHVRAEKPVPMQLDGDPVGEGQEITAQVQPGILLVRVPVAPASA from the coding sequence ATGACGTTTGACCTGCGCCGAGCAGAGCCCGGCCGCTCGTCCGTCATGACGTGGCTCCTGATCGTCCCGACGATCGTGTTCGCGTTCTTCGCGACCTGCATCGCCACCGACACGTCCGCGATCCTGCGCACGGACGCCCGCGTCGCGGACTGGGCGTACGACATCACGGCCGGGCGTCCCCGCCTCGTCGACGCGCTGGACGTGGTGGCGATCGTCTTCAGCAACGCGGCGTGCGGGATCGCCCTGGCGCTGATGGCGATCTACGCCCTGGTGCGCCGCGAGCGCGTCGTCGCGCTGTGGGTCGTGCTGAGCGGGATCGTCGGGATCGGCGGCAACGCCCTGCTCAAGCAGCTCTTCACCCGCACGCGTCCCTCGTTCGACGAGCCGCTGCACGAGATCGGCGGCTACTCGTTCCCGAGCGGCCACTCCGCCGGCGCCGGGATGTTCTTCACCGTCGCGGTGCTGTTCACGATCATCCTGACCGGACGCGGCCTGAAGCGGCGGGTCCTGATCACGATCCTGGTCCTGCTGGCGCTCGGCGTGGGCGCCAGCCGCATCTTCCTGGGCGTGCACTACCTCAGCGATGTGGTGGCCGGCCTGTCGTTCGGGATGGCAGTGACGATCGGGCTGTGGATGCTGATCGTCGGCGGCTCGAGCCGGCTGCCGTACGCGGCGGCCATGATCACCGGTTCGGGACGCAAGCGCGTCGCGGTCGTCATCAACCCCTCGAAGATCGCCGATGTCGAGGACTTCAAGACCCGCGTGCGCACGGTGGCCGAGGGCTCCGGCTGGAACGAGCCGATCTGGTTCGAGACGTCGGTCGAGGACCCGGGTCACGGGCAGGCCACCGCCGCGCTGGCCCAGGGCGTCGACCTGATCATCGCCGCCGGTGGTGACGGCACGGTCCGGGCCGTGTGCGAGAAGGCTGCCCGCAGCGGCACCGCGGTCGGCATCATCCCGCTCGGCACCGGCAACCTGCTCGCCCGCAACCTGGCCATCCCGCTGAACACCCGTGACGCCCTCGACGTCGCGTTCGGCGGACAGGATCGCGCCATCGACCTGTCGACACTGGAGACGGACTCGGGCACCAGCACGACCTTCCTGGTCATGGCCGGGCTCGGCATGGACGCCGCGATCATGACCGGCGTCAACGACCAGCTCAAGAGCCGGGTCGGCTGGCTGGCGTACTTCGTCAGCGGCATCAAGGCCGCCCGCTTCCCCGCGATGAAGGTGCAGATCACCGTCGACGACGGCGAACCGCGCAAGTTCCGCGCCCGCACCGTCGTGGTCGGCAATGTCGGCTTCCTGCAGGGCGGCATCCCGCTGCTGCCCGATGCCCAGATCGACGACGGCCTGCTGGACGTCGTGGTGATCGCGCCGAAGCGGTTCATCGGCTGGCTGGCGATCATCGTGCGCATCGTCGGACGCCGCAAGCGCACCAACGAGCGGCTCGACCGGCTCACCGGGCAGAAGGTGCACGTGCGCGCCGAGAAGCCCGTGCCGATGCAGCTGGACGGCGATCCGGTCGGCGAGGGCCAGGAGATCACCGCCCAGGTGCAGCCCGGCATCCTGCTGGTGCGTGTCCCGGTCGCCCCCGCCTCGGCGTAG
- a CDS encoding YjbQ family protein codes for MESITLDVRTGGSPVVHDLTAECAAFCRDRGDGLLHVFVPHATAGVAIMETGAGSDDDLITALDELLPLDDRWVHRHGRPGHGRDHVVPAFIAPSMSVPVLAGRMTLGTWQSVCLVDTNTDNPNRQVRLSFLPG; via the coding sequence ATGGAGAGCATCACCCTGGACGTCCGCACCGGCGGCTCACCGGTCGTGCACGACCTGACGGCGGAGTGTGCCGCGTTCTGCCGTGACCGCGGCGACGGCCTGCTGCACGTGTTCGTGCCGCACGCGACCGCCGGCGTGGCGATCATGGAGACCGGCGCGGGCAGCGACGACGACCTGATCACCGCCCTGGACGAGCTGCTGCCGCTGGACGACCGCTGGGTCCACCGCCACGGCCGGCCCGGCCACGGTCGCGACCACGTCGTCCCGGCGTTCATCGCCCCGTCCATGTCTGTCCCCGTGCTGGCCGGCCGCATGACGCTCGGCACCTGGCAGTCGGTGTGCTTGGTGGACACCAACACCGACAACCCGAACCGACAGGTGCGCCTGAGCTTCCTCCCGGGCTAG
- a CDS encoding carbon-nitrogen hydrolase family protein yields MRVALLQLAADIDSAANRDLVTSQLAELDVDDGIDLVVLPEATMHDFGAPDLDLAPIAEPLDGPFVQMIAAEAVRLRTTIVAGMFERTDGLPFNTLVVVGPDGQLRATYRKIHLYDSFGYKESERLLPGEIAPVVVEIAGRPVGLMTCYDLRFPELARALVDAGAETIVVPAAWVAGEHKLDHWRTLLTARAIENTVHVVAAGQGGDRYTGHSLVVDPWGSIVDEAASEPAIVQAVLDADDVAKARSVNPSLANRRIKPTS; encoded by the coding sequence ATGCGCGTCGCCCTCCTGCAGCTGGCCGCGGACATCGACTCCGCCGCCAACCGCGATCTCGTCACATCCCAGCTGGCCGAGCTGGACGTCGACGACGGGATCGACCTGGTGGTCCTGCCCGAGGCGACGATGCACGACTTCGGGGCACCGGACCTCGATCTGGCGCCGATCGCCGAGCCGCTGGACGGCCCGTTCGTGCAGATGATCGCTGCCGAGGCGGTGCGGCTGCGCACCACGATCGTCGCCGGGATGTTCGAGCGCACCGACGGCCTGCCGTTCAACACCCTCGTGGTCGTCGGACCGGACGGGCAACTGCGCGCGACGTACCGCAAGATCCACCTGTACGACTCGTTCGGCTACAAGGAGTCCGAGCGACTGCTGCCCGGTGAGATCGCACCGGTCGTCGTCGAGATCGCGGGACGTCCGGTGGGGCTGATGACGTGCTACGACCTGCGGTTCCCCGAGCTGGCGCGGGCACTGGTCGACGCCGGTGCGGAGACGATCGTCGTCCCGGCGGCGTGGGTCGCCGGCGAGCACAAGCTCGATCACTGGCGGACGCTGCTGACGGCGCGGGCGATCGAGAACACGGTGCACGTCGTGGCGGCCGGGCAGGGTGGCGACCGATACACCGGCCATTCCTTGGTCGTCGATCCATGGGGCTCTATCGTGGACGAGGCTGCTTCCGAGCCTGCGATCGTCCAGGCGGTGCTGGATGCCGACGACGTCGCGAAGGCGCGAAGCGTGAACCCATCCCTTGCCAACCGAAGGATCAAACCCACGTCATGA
- a CDS encoding HAD family hydrolase translates to MTDGWRPKLVALDVDGTLVDNSNVMSAAVRDAVRSIREAGIETVISTGRAIPGVLDTVEKLGFADGHAVASNGAVVFAYDPVEILHAVTFDARDAVERVMAQMPDVTVAVEEVGAGFRVNRPFPEAEITGSFVVQSVEQLVADPVTRVIIRSADHTAEEFTAIVHDLGLTGTNYFIGYSAWLDLAPEGVSKASGLDVLCERLGIAQSEVLAVGDGNNDLEMLQWAGRGVAMGHAPDTLKAVADAITGTIDEDGLVEELKNYL, encoded by the coding sequence GTGACCGATGGTTGGCGCCCGAAGCTGGTGGCCCTGGACGTGGACGGGACGCTGGTCGACAACTCGAACGTGATGAGCGCAGCGGTGCGTGACGCCGTGCGGTCGATCCGTGAGGCCGGCATCGAGACGGTCATCTCGACCGGGCGGGCGATCCCCGGCGTCCTGGACACCGTCGAGAAGCTGGGCTTCGCCGACGGTCACGCGGTGGCCAGCAACGGCGCCGTCGTGTTCGCCTACGACCCGGTCGAGATCCTGCACGCGGTGACCTTCGATGCGCGCGACGCCGTCGAACGGGTCATGGCACAGATGCCCGACGTGACCGTCGCGGTCGAGGAGGTCGGTGCGGGGTTCCGGGTCAACCGCCCGTTCCCCGAGGCCGAGATCACCGGCTCCTTCGTCGTCCAGAGCGTCGAGCAGCTCGTCGCCGACCCGGTGACCCGCGTGATCATCCGCTCGGCCGATCACACGGCCGAGGAGTTCACCGCGATCGTCCACGACCTCGGGCTGACCGGCACGAACTACTTCATCGGCTACTCGGCCTGGCTCGACCTGGCCCCCGAGGGCGTCTCGAAGGCGTCCGGCCTCGACGTGTTGTGCGAGCGCCTCGGCATCGCCCAGTCGGAGGTCCTGGCCGTCGGCGACGGCAACAACGACCTCGAGATGCTGCAGTGGGCCGGCCGCGGCGTGGCCATGGGCCACGCCCCCGACACCCTCAAGGCCGTCGCCGACGCCATCACCGGCACCATCGACGAAGACGGCCTGGTGGAAGAGCTAAAAAACTACCTCTAG